A single Acidobacteriota bacterium DNA region contains:
- a CDS encoding TraB/GumN family protein, whose protein sequence is MQRLELDEREVFLVGTAHVSPQSVRDTKETIEAVEPDTVCVELCPARYENLENQDSWRKLDIFQVIREGKAALLLSSFLMHSFQRRLAQRFGIEPGAEMREAIARARERGARLELIDRDIQISLKRTWASLGFWQRTKVMGQLAGSALVGDDLKEEDIEKLRDSGNLTDLMSALAEALPGVKDTLIDERDAYMAEKLRQSAGPRTVAVVGAGHLPGIAGLADSSCDLEELEQVPDPPIWPRIVAWLVPILIIALFAYGLVWGDRERAVESVYIWVALNGGLAALGAVIALAHPVTILAAFAAAPLTSLNPLMAAGWVAGLVQAVLRKPLVADMENLADSLGSVRGFWSNRLTRILLVVVLCNLGSVLATFIAGAWIVGRTI, encoded by the coding sequence GTGCAGCGACTCGAGCTCGACGAGCGCGAGGTTTTCCTCGTCGGCACCGCCCACGTCTCGCCCCAGAGCGTGCGCGACACGAAAGAGACGATCGAAGCCGTCGAACCCGACACCGTCTGCGTCGAACTGTGCCCGGCCCGCTACGAGAACCTGGAGAACCAGGATTCCTGGCGCAAGCTCGACATCTTCCAGGTCATACGCGAGGGCAAGGCGGCGCTTCTCCTCAGTTCCTTCCTCATGCACTCGTTCCAGCGGCGCCTCGCCCAGCGATTCGGCATCGAGCCCGGCGCCGAAATGCGGGAAGCGATCGCCCGGGCCCGTGAACGCGGCGCCCGCCTCGAACTGATCGACCGCGACATCCAGATCTCCCTGAAGCGCACCTGGGCGTCGCTCGGCTTCTGGCAGCGGACGAAGGTGATGGGCCAGTTGGCCGGCAGCGCGCTGGTCGGCGACGACCTGAAGGAAGAGGACATCGAGAAGCTCCGCGACAGCGGCAACCTCACCGACCTGATGTCGGCCCTCGCCGAGGCCCTGCCCGGCGTCAAGGACACGTTGATCGACGAGCGCGACGCCTACATGGCCGAGAAGCTGCGCCAGTCGGCGGGCCCACGGACGGTCGCCGTCGTCGGCGCCGGGCACCTGCCCGGCATCGCCGGCCTCGCCGACTCCTCCTGCGACCTCGAGGAACTCGAGCAGGTGCCGGACCCGCCGATCTGGCCGCGCATCGTCGCCTGGCTCGTGCCGATCCTGATCATCGCCCTCTTCGCCTACGGCCTCGTCTGGGGCGACAGGGAGCGCGCCGTCGAATCCGTGTACATCTGGGTCGCGCTGAACGGCGGCCTCGCCGCTCTCGGCGCCGTCATCGCTCTGGCGCACCCGGTCACGATCCTCGCCGCCTTCGCCGCCGCGCCCCTGACCAGCCTGAATCCCCTGATGGCGGCCGGCTGGGTCGCCGGCCTGGTCCAGGCCGTGCTCCGCAAGCCCCTCGTCGCCGACATGGAGAACCTCGCCGACAGCCTGGGTTCCGTCCGCGGCTTCTGGAGCAACCGCCTCACCCGCATCCTGCTGGTCGTCGTTCTGTGCAACCTGGGCAGCGTCCTGGCTACCTTCATAGCCGGCGCCTGGATCGTCGGCCGCACGATTTGA
- a CDS encoding ATP-binding protein, whose product MRQSTARQRLLNAALWRLSQSPVTALLGARQVGKTTLAQQIVAAWEGPSTVYDLELPAVREAFHTTPERLLRGGEGLVVIDEVQRVPELFEILRPICDDPDRKAIFLLLGSASWDLIRGVSETLAGRISFVDVSGFSLDEVGVESQDRLWIRGGFPLAYLAESDAACTVWMESFTRTFLERDVPGLGSRVSPEALGRFWTMLAHVHSQTWNASALGRSMGVGVNAVNHYRDLLAGTFMIRVLQPWFENVGKRVVKAPKVYLRDSGILHHLLGLGSMDDLVRHPAYGPSWEGFALEQTLIAFGSRQAYFWGTHRGAELDLLLLRGGRRWGFEFKCADAPRTTKSMHTVSRDLGLQHLWVIYPGDMEYPLTEKITAVPLKKIRQIKVTN is encoded by the coding sequence ATGCGACAATCTACAGCCAGACAACGTCTCCTCAACGCCGCTCTCTGGCGACTCTCCCAATCGCCGGTCACCGCTCTTCTGGGGGCCCGGCAGGTGGGAAAGACGACGCTCGCCCAGCAGATCGTGGCGGCGTGGGAGGGGCCTTCCACGGTCTACGACCTGGAGCTGCCAGCGGTGCGCGAGGCGTTCCACACGACCCCGGAGCGGTTGCTTCGAGGCGGCGAGGGCCTGGTCGTGATCGACGAGGTACAGCGCGTACCCGAGCTGTTCGAGATTCTGCGACCCATCTGCGACGACCCTGACCGAAAGGCGATCTTCCTGCTCCTGGGCAGCGCCTCCTGGGACCTGATCCGGGGCGTCTCCGAGACTCTGGCCGGACGGATCTCGTTCGTCGACGTCAGCGGCTTCTCTCTCGATGAGGTCGGAGTCGAGAGTCAGGACCGGCTCTGGATCCGCGGCGGCTTTCCACTCGCGTACCTCGCGGAGTCGGATGCCGCGTGCACGGTGTGGATGGAGTCGTTCACGCGCACCTTCCTGGAGCGGGACGTTCCGGGACTCGGGTCGAGGGTGTCGCCGGAGGCCCTCGGCCGCTTCTGGACCATGCTGGCGCACGTCCACTCACAGACCTGGAACGCGTCGGCGCTCGGCCGCTCGATGGGAGTCGGCGTCAACGCGGTGAACCACTATCGCGACCTGCTCGCGGGGACGTTCATGATCCGGGTGCTGCAGCCGTGGTTCGAGAACGTCGGCAAGCGCGTCGTCAAGGCGCCAAAGGTCTACCTGCGCGACTCAGGCATCCTCCACCATCTGCTGGGGCTGGGGTCGATGGACGATCTCGTCCGCCATCCGGCCTATGGCCCCAGTTGGGAGGGCTTCGCCCTGGAACAGACCCTGATCGCGTTCGGCTCCCGCCAGGCGTACTTCTGGGGCACTCATCGGGGCGCGGAACTCGACCTCCTGCTCCTCCGCGGCGGCAGACGCTGGGGCTTCGAGTTCAAGTGCGCGGACGCCCCCAGGACGACCAAGTCGATGCACACGGTCAGCAGGGACCTGGGGCTCCAACACCTGTGGGTGATCTACCCGGGCGACATGGAGTACCCGTTGACGGAGAAGATCACCGCGGTCCCGCTCAAGAAGATCCGCCAGATCAAGGTGACAAACTAG
- a CDS encoding crotonase/enoyl-CoA hydratase family protein — MTEPTTYEQIGDVALITMDDGKANVFGPPMIAAVNAQLDRAADDAKAVVLTGRPGLFSGGFDLNVFRDAGPAEARAMGLAGARLMMRLYGWPQPLVVAASGHAIALGALCVLTGDHRLAADGDFRFGLNEVAIGRTLPPFAWLLARDRLSKRALTLAALTARMYDAEGARDAGFVDAVAPAGELRDAALERAAQLAELDANAFSAMKRGLRGDGIDAVVAGLDGG, encoded by the coding sequence ATGACTGAACCGACCACCTACGAGCAGATCGGCGACGTGGCCCTGATCACGATGGACGACGGCAAGGCGAACGTCTTCGGACCGCCCATGATCGCCGCCGTGAACGCCCAGCTCGACCGTGCCGCGGACGATGCCAAAGCCGTCGTCCTGACCGGCCGGCCCGGCCTGTTCTCCGGCGGCTTCGACCTCAACGTGTTTCGCGATGCCGGCCCGGCGGAAGCCCGCGCGATGGGACTCGCCGGAGCGCGTCTGATGATGCGCCTGTACGGATGGCCGCAACCCCTGGTCGTCGCGGCCAGCGGCCACGCCATCGCGCTCGGCGCGCTCTGCGTGCTCACCGGCGACCACCGACTGGCCGCTGACGGCGACTTCCGGTTCGGGCTGAACGAGGTCGCGATCGGCAGAACGCTGCCGCCGTTCGCCTGGCTGCTGGCCAGGGATCGGCTCTCCAAGCGCGCCCTGACGCTAGCCGCCCTGACCGCGAGGATGTACGACGCCGAGGGCGCGCGCGATGCCGGTTTCGTCGACGCCGTAGCACCCGCCGGCGAGCTGCGCGACGCCGCCCTCGAGCGGGCCGCGCAGTTGGCCGAACTCGACGCCAACGCGTTCTCCGCAATGAAGCGGGGCCTGAGAGGCGACGGCATCGACGCCGTCGTGGCCGGTCTGGACGGAGGCTAG
- a CDS encoding glutathione S-transferase N-terminal domain-containing protein has product MALDVYFSATPNGWKISIMLEELREAGVELPETRIHMVDLSAGDQFTPEFTAINPNQKMPALVDDGRAVMESCAILQYLGEKYPTPLFPTDERRWDVLPWLYWQAANLGPAFGNKLSYTRYIDIPDEQKAHPLERFGRESLRLVAILGRRFEKHPYICGDDFTVADISVFPWIRAYKWAKVDITTQPAVVDWLKRVRARPGVDRGVAYGVPKDEVDSFSKERRERYKARGAQIAANENLRTSV; this is encoded by the coding sequence ATGGCTCTCGACGTTTACTTCAGCGCCACGCCCAACGGCTGGAAGATCTCGATCATGCTCGAGGAGCTGCGCGAGGCGGGAGTCGAACTGCCCGAGACGCGCATCCACATGGTCGACCTCTCGGCCGGCGACCAGTTCACGCCCGAGTTCACCGCGATCAACCCGAACCAGAAGATGCCGGCCCTGGTGGATGACGGCCGCGCCGTCATGGAGAGCTGCGCCATCCTGCAGTACCTCGGCGAGAAGTACCCGACCCCGCTCTTCCCGACGGACGAGCGGCGCTGGGACGTCCTTCCCTGGCTCTACTGGCAGGCCGCCAATCTCGGCCCGGCCTTCGGCAACAAGCTGAGCTACACGCGTTACATCGACATTCCCGATGAACAGAAGGCCCATCCGCTGGAACGATTCGGCAGGGAGTCGCTGCGGCTGGTGGCGATTCTCGGCCGCCGGTTCGAGAAGCACCCCTACATCTGCGGGGACGACTTCACGGTCGCCGATATCTCCGTCTTCCCCTGGATCCGGGCGTACAAGTGGGCGAAGGTCGACATCACGACCCAGCCCGCCGTGGTCGACTGGCTGAAGCGCGTTCGAGCCCGCCCGGGCGTGGATCGCGGAGTCGCCTACGGCGTGCCGAAGGACGAGGTCGACAGCTTCAGCAAGGAGCGCCGGGAACGCTACAAGGCACGCGGCGCGCAGATCGCCGCGAACGAGAATCTCCGGACGTCGGTCTGA
- a CDS encoding helix-turn-helix transcriptional regulator produces the protein MSQEATVQQVQLMGHRIRRLRRKNKLTQPALAERVGIPASDLSRIERDELRVSLDVLIRIVAEFNVGLDELMGKPAARPRGRR, from the coding sequence ATGAGCCAGGAAGCGACAGTCCAGCAGGTCCAGCTCATGGGCCACCGGATCCGACGCCTGCGGCGCAAGAACAAGCTGACGCAGCCGGCGCTGGCCGAGCGGGTCGGCATCCCGGCGTCCGATCTTTCCCGAATCGAGCGGGATGAGCTCCGCGTCAGCCTCGACGTCCTGATCCGCATCGTCGCCGAGTTCAACGTCGGGCTCGACGAGTTGATGGGCAAGCCGGCGGCCCGGCCACGCGGCCGCCGCTAA
- a CDS encoding ResA-like WAxxUGC motif-containing protein yields the protein MILTDKRVSRTSFEAGTGWALKPEGACKGSACVPLFDRAPASSGPIDGLAVAEAIGLPVVHDEEHGVWALGPESLGSRAIVSAEDADFELPDLDGKPFRLSSLRGRKVVVYAWAPYUGCSAHLPGWQALRDELHPQGFELVTVGLDTLGAEGCRAFIEAAKPKHPSLVDRHHLLARVFGVINIPSSVWIDESGTIVRPAEAAPAPPAGAPPKLGSRSPIPGRFGEMLQEAAKIPADTDAYHLALRDWVEKGAASRFALSPEEVVERSRPRDADVSLGHAHFELASHLELKGHHDAAIRHFREAHRLVPDSWSFRRQAWSLEGGAEGPFARFWQGPSEDDPEAWPYEGDWLSDIRAEGPENYAERFEP from the coding sequence ATGATCCTCACAGACAAGAGAGTGTCCAGGACGTCGTTCGAGGCCGGCACGGGCTGGGCTCTCAAACCAGAGGGCGCCTGCAAAGGTTCAGCCTGCGTGCCTCTCTTCGATCGCGCTCCGGCGTCGTCGGGCCCGATCGACGGGCTTGCCGTTGCCGAGGCGATCGGTCTGCCGGTCGTACATGACGAGGAGCACGGCGTGTGGGCGCTGGGCCCCGAGTCGCTCGGGTCGCGGGCGATCGTGTCGGCCGAGGACGCGGACTTCGAACTGCCGGATCTCGACGGGAAGCCGTTCAGGCTCTCGAGCCTGCGCGGGCGGAAGGTCGTTGTCTACGCCTGGGCGCCCTACTGAGGGTGCTCGGCCCACCTGCCCGGGTGGCAGGCGTTGCGCGACGAGCTTCATCCGCAGGGCTTCGAACTGGTCACGGTCGGTCTCGACACGTTGGGGGCCGAGGGCTGCCGCGCCTTCATCGAGGCCGCGAAGCCGAAGCATCCCTCCCTGGTCGATCGCCACCACCTGCTGGCCAGGGTCTTCGGCGTGATCAACATCCCCAGCTCGGTCTGGATCGACGAGTCGGGCACGATCGTGCGGCCCGCGGAGGCCGCGCCGGCGCCGCCGGCGGGCGCCCCGCCGAAGCTGGGGTCTCGCTCCCCGATTCCCGGTCGCTTCGGCGAGATGCTGCAGGAAGCGGCGAAGATCCCGGCCGACACCGATGCCTACCACCTCGCGCTGCGCGATTGGGTGGAGAAAGGCGCAGCGAGTCGATTCGCGCTGTCGCCGGAAGAAGTCGTTGAGCGATCGCGGCCGCGCGACGCGGATGTGTCCCTCGGACATGCCCACTTCGAGCTCGCCTCGCACCTGGAGCTCAAGGGTCACCACGACGCGGCGATTCGCCACTTCCGCGAGGCGCACCGCCTGGTACCCGACAGTTGGTCGTTCCGCAGGCAGGCCTGGTCGCTCGAAGGTGGCGCCGAGGGTCCGTTTGCGCGGTTCTGGCAGGGCCCGAGCGAGGATGACCCGGAGGCATGGCCCTACGAGGGGGACTGGCTCAGCGACATCCGCGCGGAGGGTCCGGAGAACTACGCCGAGCGGTTCGAGCCCTGA
- a CDS encoding trypsin-like peptidase domain-containing protein, which yields MARAPSAGPTQRPRIATTAGLLVLAALAFLVGSRWQGNVLQAESQGQPRRVTPSSGLLPEERATVNLFRETQPSVVYITTLARQSRVDFLGRRFDRVQDGTGSGFLWDDRGHVVTNFHVIGNADTYQVTLHDQTTWPATFVGQDEEMDLAVLRIEAPAETLRPIPVGSSSDLQVGQSVLAIGNPFGLDYTLTTGVISALDREVLSIGRRELQGVIQTDAAINPGNSGGPLLDSSGRLIGVNTQIVSSGGAWAGIGFAIPVDTVNWVVPELIAHGRVNRPQLGVSLVEGARVRPQVDGVLVLEVVRNSGADRAGLRPTRRTRQGIVLGDVITAIEGQPVQSVSDIRALLERQQPGDSVTVSLLRGDEEAEAEVRLSAPR from the coding sequence ATGGCCCGCGCACCCTCAGCCGGCCCCACCCAACGGCCGCGAATCGCCACGACGGCGGGCCTGCTCGTGCTGGCCGCTCTTGCCTTCCTGGTGGGCTCCCGCTGGCAGGGCAACGTGCTCCAGGCGGAGAGCCAGGGCCAGCCCCGGCGCGTGACGCCAAGTTCGGGGCTGCTCCCCGAGGAACGCGCGACGGTCAACCTGTTCCGCGAGACGCAGCCGTCGGTCGTCTACATCACGACACTGGCCAGGCAGAGTCGGGTCGACTTTCTGGGACGTCGCTTCGACCGCGTCCAGGACGGCACGGGAAGCGGCTTCCTGTGGGACGACAGAGGCCACGTCGTCACGAACTTCCACGTGATCGGGAACGCCGATACCTACCAGGTCACCCTCCACGACCAGACGACCTGGCCCGCCACGTTCGTCGGACAAGACGAGGAGATGGATCTCGCAGTGCTCCGAATCGAGGCGCCGGCGGAGACGCTGCGGCCCATCCCGGTCGGCTCGTCGAGCGACCTGCAGGTCGGCCAGTCGGTACTGGCGATCGGCAACCCGTTCGGCCTCGACTACACGCTGACCACCGGCGTGATCAGCGCACTCGACCGCGAGGTTCTGTCAATCGGCCGACGCGAGCTCCAGGGGGTCATCCAGACCGACGCCGCGATCAACCCGGGCAACTCCGGCGGTCCGCTCCTCGACTCGAGCGGACGGCTGATCGGCGTCAACACGCAGATCGTGTCGTCCGGCGGCGCCTGGGCCGGTATCGGCTTCGCGATTCCGGTCGACACGGTGAACTGGGTTGTGCCGGAGCTCATAGCCCACGGCCGCGTCAACCGTCCGCAGCTCGGGGTCTCCCTGGTGGAGGGTGCCCGTGTGCGGCCGCAAGTGGACGGTGTACTGGTCCTGGAAGTCGTCCGGAACTCCGGCGCAGACCGCGCGGGGCTCCGCCCCACCCGGCGCACGCGACAGGGCATCGTCCTCGGCGACGTGATCACCGCGATCGAAGGCCAGCCGGTTCAGTCGGTCAGCGACATCCGGGCGCTGCTGGAACGGCAGCAGCCGGGCGACTCGGTCACGGTGAGCCTGCTCCGCGGCGACGAGGAGGCCGAGGCGGAAGTGCGCCTCTCCGCACCGCGCTAG
- a CDS encoding transcriptional repressor, with translation MRRARQQQTVLSALDEADGPLSARELWSRLSGTGVGLATVYRALQRGVEEGTLEAVEVLGGGLRYEPRDREHHHHFLCSSCDRAFDLFGCVEGLEDLLPGGFQMTGHEVVLLGTCDGCADAA, from the coding sequence ATGCGAAGAGCCAGGCAGCAGCAGACCGTCCTCAGCGCCCTTGACGAAGCGGACGGTCCCCTGTCCGCCAGGGAACTGTGGAGCCGCCTGAGCGGAACGGGCGTCGGTCTCGCCACGGTGTACCGCGCTCTCCAACGGGGTGTTGAGGAAGGCACGCTGGAGGCGGTCGAGGTGCTGGGCGGCGGGCTGCGGTACGAGCCCAGGGACCGCGAGCACCACCATCACTTTCTCTGCTCGAGCTGCGACCGCGCGTTCGACCTCTTCGGTTGCGTCGAGGGCCTCGAGGACCTGCTTCCAGGCGGGTTTCAGATGACCGGACACGAGGTGGTGTTGCTCGGAACCTGCGATGGGTGTGCCGATGCGGCGTGA
- a CDS encoding TonB-dependent receptor, with amino-acid sequence MQLTRNPLDLLQLLPALLIATLATTAGLGAQDDAASGEGASEGGRGEAEAEDSVSDEITVYGKPLNTASETGSRLELTVLETPATIDIIDGDAIRERLDTTVMEAVTRSAGFTNDGHPGNGGQNMAARGFRGQGTVTKMFDGSSYYNAFNTITFPFDTWGIERIEVLKGPASVLYGEGGIGGAYNVIPKRPQQEHAGDMRVSVGENDTRFLGLGLTGGLADNLAYRLDYSNNQSDNWVDRGDSEAEMISASLLWQVTDDFSLTGRYDHGDQEPMRYFGIPLVNGDVPTELVTSNYDVNDGRIRYQDNSARIKANWNISERLSMQSELYRLNSDRLWKTLDYYQYDRAAATVRRESPLVIAHDIEHDGFRTNFVFDAGNDDRKMKTSAGFETNDLTFARATNFGGANPNGVDWVNDFDVVDAFNFDPGVFTDITAAMHRTEIISDVAQMAVFAESQIGLTRALTLVVGLRHEDVETDYNDISNPPVFDQSVDALTGRAGLTFDVSDNTVLYGQYTTGATHPSNSIVQTRVSNRELDFIRSEQVEVGIKQRLADERLSWGVALFDIVKNNLIEDDPSSLNPDDLIIIPEQTSQGVEFNLTYGLTDDFTLMATGTVLDAETDTGETPREVPEETFNLGLVWAPLGKLQLSADGRYVGERAHPDNPIPSYTVVDASARWRFNPDLSVALRLDNVFDELYAVSAYYWPNTWLLGKPRTVSLTLDYDFF; translated from the coding sequence GTGCAGCTAACACGTAACCCACTCGACCTGCTCCAGCTACTACCGGCGCTCTTGATCGCTACTTTGGCCACGACAGCAGGGCTCGGCGCCCAGGATGACGCCGCGTCCGGCGAGGGAGCGAGCGAGGGTGGTCGTGGAGAGGCCGAAGCCGAGGACAGCGTGAGTGATGAGATCACTGTCTACGGCAAGCCCCTCAACACCGCCAGCGAGACCGGCAGTCGGCTGGAGCTGACTGTCCTGGAAACTCCGGCAACAATCGACATCATTGACGGCGACGCGATTCGTGAGCGCCTCGATACGACCGTGATGGAGGCCGTGACTCGCTCCGCCGGTTTCACGAATGACGGGCACCCGGGCAACGGTGGCCAGAACATGGCCGCCAGGGGCTTTCGTGGTCAGGGGACTGTCACCAAGATGTTCGACGGCTCCAGCTACTACAACGCATTCAACACCATCACCTTTCCCTTCGACACCTGGGGCATCGAGCGAATCGAAGTACTGAAGGGACCCGCCTCCGTACTGTACGGTGAAGGCGGAATCGGCGGCGCGTACAACGTCATCCCCAAACGACCGCAGCAGGAACACGCCGGGGACATGCGTGTCTCTGTCGGTGAGAATGACACCCGTTTCCTCGGGCTCGGGCTGACCGGCGGTCTCGCCGACAACCTCGCTTACCGGCTTGACTACAGCAACAACCAGTCTGACAACTGGGTGGACAGGGGCGACAGCGAAGCCGAGATGATCTCCGCCTCGTTGCTGTGGCAGGTCACGGACGATTTCTCGCTAACAGGCCGATACGACCATGGCGACCAGGAGCCCATGCGGTACTTCGGGATACCCCTGGTCAACGGAGATGTGCCCACTGAACTGGTGACAAGCAACTACGACGTCAACGACGGGAGGATTCGCTACCAGGACAACTCTGCCCGGATCAAGGCCAACTGGAACATCAGCGAACGCCTGTCCATGCAGTCAGAGCTGTACCGTCTGAACAGCGATCGTCTCTGGAAGACGCTTGACTACTACCAGTACGATCGAGCCGCCGCCACGGTCAGACGGGAATCGCCTCTGGTGATCGCTCATGACATAGAGCATGACGGATTCCGCACCAACTTCGTGTTCGATGCCGGCAATGACGACCGCAAGATGAAGACCTCTGCGGGCTTCGAGACGAACGATCTGACCTTTGCGAGGGCAACCAACTTCGGCGGCGCGAACCCCAATGGAGTCGATTGGGTCAACGATTTTGACGTCGTTGACGCCTTCAACTTCGACCCCGGTGTGTTCACCGATATCACCGCGGCGATGCACCGGACGGAGATCATCTCCGACGTTGCCCAGATGGCGGTCTTTGCCGAGAGCCAGATCGGCCTCACCAGAGCACTGACACTGGTGGTGGGCCTGCGCCACGAGGATGTTGAAACGGACTACAACGACATCAGCAACCCGCCGGTTTTTGATCAGAGCGTGGACGCCTTGACAGGGCGGGCAGGACTGACCTTCGACGTTAGCGACAACACGGTGCTCTACGGCCAATACACTACCGGCGCGACCCACCCGAGCAACAGTATCGTGCAAACCAGGGTTAGCAACCGGGAGCTGGATTTCATCAGGAGTGAGCAGGTCGAGGTCGGCATCAAGCAACGACTCGCGGACGAGCGTTTGTCCTGGGGCGTGGCCCTGTTCGACATCGTCAAGAACAACCTGATCGAGGATGATCCGAGTTCCCTCAATCCCGATGACTTGATCATCATTCCGGAGCAGACTTCCCAGGGTGTGGAGTTCAACCTCACATATGGGCTGACCGATGACTTCACGTTGATGGCCACTGGGACCGTTCTGGATGCGGAGACCGATACCGGTGAGACACCAAGGGAGGTGCCCGAGGAGACCTTCAACCTGGGTCTCGTGTGGGCTCCTCTGGGCAAGCTGCAGCTATCGGCCGATGGCCGGTATGTCGGCGAACGCGCTCATCCCGACAACCCGATTCCCTCGTACACAGTCGTCGATGCGTCTGCCCGCTGGCGCTTCAACCCCGACCTTTCGGTTGCCCTGCGCCTCGACAACGTCTTCGATGAGCTTTACGCCGTTTCCGCGTACTACTGGCCAAACACCTGGCTTCTCGGCAAGCCCCGCACTGTCAGCCTGACGCTGGACTATGACTTCTTCTAG
- a CDS encoding PepSY domain-containing protein gives MSLRRLLYVSHRWLGIAMCGFLAMWCISGVVMMYVGFPELTRDEHYAGLEPLVADRINVAPEGPLALAGADAQIERLLLTSSAERPVYLLKVEGASWRGMYADTGAAIARLPAEAAVAAAVGFSRAQRSGHDSGKAVTGEHLEQLHMDQWSVSDGLHPYRPLHRVSVDDGMGTELYVSSLTGQVVRDTRRGERIWNWMGSNLHWIYPVQLREHRGVWEHVIIVLSLAGLISVITGAIIGLTRLRLRPRYRDGSCSPYQGMTRYHHILGLLASVVLLTFLLSGLMSVGPWGVFESSSSFSEQKQRYQQQEGTSRSSPAYSEAQEVRQLIRQGAPFPVKEIAWHWIGGKSHVSLHGSRQEVQYVPAPGETESLEQKVHGRIAKLIPGSSILNWQQLDSYDVYYYSHHNRHRPLPTLRVEFDDPESTWFHIDLSTGEILDRLTDRRRLERWIYKGMHTLDFTLLINSRPSWDLVMIFLCSGIFIFSVTSVVIAVQYLRRRARSLGTSVRLQDRMARVPE, from the coding sequence ATGAGCCTTAGAAGGCTGCTCTACGTCAGCCACCGGTGGCTGGGTATCGCCATGTGCGGTTTCCTCGCCATGTGGTGCATCAGCGGCGTCGTGATGATGTACGTCGGTTTCCCTGAACTGACCAGGGACGAGCACTACGCCGGGCTTGAACCACTCGTTGCCGACCGCATCAACGTTGCTCCTGAAGGGCCGCTCGCTCTCGCCGGTGCCGACGCCCAAATCGAGCGACTGCTACTGACCAGCAGCGCGGAGCGGCCCGTCTATCTGCTGAAGGTGGAAGGCGCCTCATGGAGGGGCATGTACGCCGATACCGGTGCGGCCATTGCCCGACTGCCCGCGGAGGCGGCCGTGGCGGCGGCAGTCGGCTTCTCCAGGGCGCAACGTTCCGGGCACGATTCCGGGAAAGCCGTAACGGGCGAGCATCTGGAGCAGCTGCACATGGACCAGTGGTCCGTGTCCGATGGCCTGCACCCCTACCGGCCACTGCACCGGGTGTCGGTCGACGACGGCATGGGCACTGAGCTGTACGTGTCGTCGTTGACCGGCCAGGTCGTACGCGACACCCGGCGCGGCGAGCGCATCTGGAACTGGATGGGCTCGAATCTGCACTGGATCTACCCGGTGCAGCTACGCGAGCACCGCGGCGTCTGGGAGCACGTCATCATCGTCCTTTCCCTGGCGGGCCTGATCTCGGTGATCACCGGCGCGATCATCGGTCTCACGCGCCTGCGACTGAGGCCCCGCTACCGGGACGGCTCCTGTTCGCCCTATCAGGGCATGACCAGGTATCACCACATCCTGGGCCTGCTGGCCTCGGTGGTCCTGCTGACATTCCTGCTGAGCGGCCTGATGTCGGTGGGGCCCTGGGGCGTATTCGAATCCAGCAGCAGTTTCTCCGAACAGAAACAGCGCTACCAGCAGCAGGAGGGCACCTCGCGGTCATCTCCCGCGTACTCCGAGGCCCAGGAGGTTCGGCAACTGATCCGACAGGGTGCGCCTTTTCCCGTCAAGGAGATCGCATGGCACTGGATTGGCGGCAAGTCCCATGTCTCTCTGCATGGCTCCAGACAGGAAGTCCAGTACGTGCCCGCTCCGGGCGAGACGGAATCGCTGGAACAGAAAGTCCATGGCCGCATCGCCAAGCTGATTCCCGGTAGCAGCATCCTGAATTGGCAGCAGTTGGACAGTTACGACGTCTACTACTACTCCCATCACAACCGGCACCGCCCGCTGCCAACTCTGCGAGTCGAGTTCGATGATCCTGAGTCCACATGGTTTCATATCGACCTGTCCACCGGCGAGATTCTCGATCGCCTCACCGACAGGCGCCGGCTGGAACGGTGGATATACAAGGGGATGCACACGTTGGACTTCACCTTGTTGATCAATAGCCGACCTTCCTGGGACCTAGTGATGATCTTCCTTTGTAGCGGTATCTTCATCTTCTCGGTGACATCCGTGGTCATTGCCGTGCAGTATCTGCGACGGAGAGCGCGTTCGCTTGGGACGTCAGTTCGACTCCAGGACCGGATGGCACGAGTCCCTGAGTGA